A window from Aquabacterium sp. NJ1 encodes these proteins:
- a CDS encoding polymer-forming cytoskeletal protein, with translation MFGWKKTPPIRTLIGEGTVISGEIRFSDGLRIDGEVQGNVTSTGDARSLLVISEKARVHGKVRAGHVIINGLIEGPVMAEDLLELQPKARIVGDVRYEALEMHQGATIDGELRPLKTEDKPALKLAASSNSGVTTVQPVIAQSQKN, from the coding sequence ATGTTCGGCTGGAAGAAAACCCCTCCCATTCGCACCCTGATCGGCGAAGGCACCGTGATCTCGGGCGAGATCCGCTTCAGCGATGGCCTGCGCATTGACGGCGAAGTCCAGGGTAACGTGACCTCCACGGGCGACGCCCGCTCCCTGCTGGTCATCAGCGAAAAAGCCCGTGTCCATGGCAAGGTCAGGGCGGGGCATGTCATCATTAATGGGCTGATCGAAGGCCCTGTGATGGCCGAAGACCTGCTCGAATTGCAACCCAAGGCGCGCATCGTGGGTGATGTGCGCTACGAAGCCCTGGAAATGCACCAGGGCGCCACGATTGACGGCGAACTGCGCCCCTTGAAAACCGAAGACAAACCTGCACTTAAATTGGCAGCCAGCTCGAACAGCGGCGTGACCACGGTGCAACCTGTCATCGCGCAGTCGCAAAAGAATTGA
- a CDS encoding DUF6776 family protein: MRWRLIRRRLSIASPRMAVRSHMAWPLRWAVAALMLGFSAALALWAFEFGRNIAGLNQDGRKSADQVVQLRQQLDDAKRDRDAAQAVANSADSLLKAERVTQQRLAEQVKSLETENLALKDDLGFFERLLPASGNGLSVRGLQVETSAPGQLRFQLLIMQQGGRNQPEFKGRVELLLSGTRDGRPWADSAPAFTQALAFKQYRRVEDQLSLPANSVVRQVQVRVLDEAGQVRAGQVQAL, from the coding sequence ATGCGCTGGCGGCTGATCCGGCGGCGCCTGTCGATCGCGTCGCCGCGCATGGCGGTGCGCAGCCACATGGCCTGGCCTTTGCGCTGGGCCGTGGCGGCGTTGATGCTGGGTTTCTCTGCCGCGCTGGCCTTGTGGGCTTTCGAGTTCGGCCGCAACATCGCCGGGCTCAATCAGGATGGTCGCAAGTCGGCGGATCAGGTGGTGCAGCTGCGCCAGCAACTCGATGATGCAAAGCGTGACCGCGATGCGGCGCAGGCCGTGGCCAATTCTGCGGACAGCCTGCTCAAGGCCGAGCGCGTGACCCAGCAACGCCTGGCCGAACAGGTCAAGTCACTCGAAACCGAGAACCTCGCACTCAAGGATGACCTGGGCTTTTTTGAGCGCCTGCTGCCGGCCAGTGGCAACGGCCTGTCTGTGCGAGGCTTGCAGGTCGAAACCTCTGCGCCCGGGCAGCTTCGTTTCCAGTTGCTGATCATGCAGCAGGGCGGGCGCAACCAGCCTGAGTTCAAGGGGCGCGTCGAGTTGCTGCTCAGCGGCACGCGTGATGGGCGCCCCTGGGCCGATAGCGCGCCGGCCTTCACGCAGGCTTTGGCTTTCAAGCAGTACCGCCGCGTCGAAGACCAGTTGAGCCTGCCCGCCAACAGCGTGGTCAGGCAGGTGCAGGTGCGCGTGCTGGATGAGGCCGGCCAGGTTCGCGCAGGGCAAGTTCAGGCACTTTGA
- the argC gene encoding N-acetyl-gamma-glutamyl-phosphate reductase, with protein MIKVGIVGGTGYTGVELLRLLARHPQVQLQAITSRKEAGMPVADMYPSLRGHVDLAFVTPDDAKLTECNVVFFATPHGVAMAQARELLNAGVKVIDLAADFRLKDTAVFEQWYGMPHSCPDLLEEAVYGLPELNREAIKKARIIGNPGCYPTSVQLGLAPLLKHKLVEPTHLIANCASGVSGAGRKAEVHTLLAEASDNFKAYGVKGHRHGPEINQQLRAIAGDSSVNCLFVPHLLPIIRGIHSTLYGRLTPEGQAADLQAIFEAHYKGERFVDVLPAGSAPETRSVRASNTVRIAVHKPEPDTVMVLVVEDNLTKGASGQAVQCMNLMFGLDEQMGLDLVPVLP; from the coding sequence ATGATCAAAGTCGGCATCGTGGGTGGCACGGGCTATACCGGTGTGGAATTGCTGCGCTTGCTGGCCCGGCACCCCCAGGTCCAGTTGCAGGCCATTACCTCTCGCAAGGAAGCTGGCATGCCCGTGGCGGACATGTACCCCAGCCTGCGAGGCCATGTCGACCTGGCCTTCGTGACGCCTGACGATGCCAAGCTCACCGAGTGCAATGTCGTCTTCTTCGCGACGCCGCATGGTGTCGCCATGGCCCAGGCACGCGAGCTGCTCAATGCCGGTGTCAAGGTGATCGACCTGGCCGCAGACTTCCGCCTGAAGGACACCGCCGTGTTCGAGCAGTGGTACGGCATGCCTCACAGCTGCCCCGACCTGCTGGAAGAGGCCGTGTATGGCCTGCCCGAGCTCAACCGCGAAGCCATCAAGAAGGCCCGCATCATCGGCAACCCGGGCTGTTACCCCACCTCGGTGCAGCTGGGTCTGGCGCCGTTGCTCAAGCACAAACTGGTCGAGCCCACGCACCTGATCGCCAACTGCGCTTCGGGCGTGTCGGGCGCGGGCCGCAAGGCCGAGGTGCACACCTTGCTGGCCGAAGCGTCGGACAACTTCAAGGCCTATGGTGTCAAGGGCCACCGCCATGGCCCCGAGATCAACCAGCAGTTGCGCGCCATCGCGGGCGACAGCTCGGTCAACTGCCTGTTTGTGCCACACCTGCTGCCCATCATCCGCGGTATCCACTCCACGCTGTACGGCCGACTCACGCCCGAGGGGCAGGCGGCTGATCTTCAGGCGATTTTCGAAGCCCACTACAAGGGTGAGCGCTTTGTGGACGTGCTGCCGGCCGGTAGTGCACCCGAAACCCGCAGCGTGCGCGCCAGCAATACCGTGCGCATCGCGGTACACAAGCCCGAGCCCGACACCGTCATGGTGCTGGTGGTGGAAGACAACCTCACCAAGGGCGCCTCGGGCCAGGCCGTGCAGTGCATGAACCTGATGTTTGGCCTGGATGAGCAGATGGGGCTGGATCTGGTTCCGGTTCTGCCCTGA
- a CDS encoding S8 family peptidase produces the protein MRKLHHLFLMTALASACQLTAAQTFAPTTSEYNWSTTVNQLGMRNIHNQGILGEGVIVAMLDTGLNLANPEFSNNSRILRGYNAVDGSSDIADNLNHGTHTTGILAAPGNGTGMYGVAPEASVLMIKVFNGGTAAASAINRGIDYAAANGARVINLSLGATSPTGDASLRAVAAANNAVMVVAAGNDSASNPNWPSRYAKESWTNGTMIVVGAVDANKRLASFSNKAGDTAQFYLVAPGVNIISSYGTGYAYLTGTSMAAPAVSGAAALITGYWPYLRASQVAAIMLNTADDLGAPGVDAVYGRGMLNVNRALSPIGSYTYRTANGGRTTVSLNTSGVMSTRPSVSTPSAFQGLKTEVFDEYGRNYTSDEGAALSGRSVMTLNSVLGRPDRMLDAAEQVLSSGSRLTRLQSRQTEVQQSLRVSAHNQSGEPWNHVQHADASVVMLRQASGLTFSAGDGGLSGMSLGLMGSSLASRLSGTDSALGNPLLGFAPSHQFAAMAMPLGRHWTGRVAAARSKAYDAAAGDVNLVELSYENGTQALNVSAGQLTEQGMLGGYSKRQLGLNQQTGTNGITVSGAWALNAKWMLTGAVSRTHTGAPSASGMLMAGTDVRADGYGIGLVRQDNWRADDRLSFTLNAPLRARSGTLTYSVVTGVNEATGDPVYGTHTVNLSPTAREWTAETRYVTRLSASTSVSAVAALRVHPDHDGSAPSQLAMGVRFNQAF, from the coding sequence ATGCGCAAACTTCACCACCTCTTCCTCATGACGGCACTGGCCAGTGCGTGCCAACTGACTGCCGCCCAAACCTTTGCGCCAACGACGAGCGAATACAACTGGTCCACCACGGTGAACCAGCTGGGCATGCGCAACATCCACAACCAGGGCATCCTGGGTGAAGGGGTGATCGTGGCCATGCTGGATACCGGCCTGAACCTGGCCAACCCCGAATTCAGCAACAACAGCCGCATCCTGCGCGGCTACAACGCGGTGGACGGCAGCAGCGACATCGCCGACAACCTCAACCACGGCACGCACACCACGGGCATCCTGGCTGCACCGGGCAATGGCACCGGCATGTACGGCGTGGCGCCGGAAGCCAGCGTGCTGATGATCAAGGTGTTCAACGGTGGCACGGCTGCCGCCTCCGCCATCAACCGCGGCATTGACTATGCGGCCGCCAATGGCGCGCGCGTGATCAACCTCAGCCTGGGGGCCACCAGCCCCACGGGTGATGCCTCCTTGCGCGCCGTGGCCGCTGCCAACAATGCCGTGATGGTGGTCGCCGCTGGCAATGACAGCGCCAGCAACCCCAACTGGCCCAGCCGCTATGCCAAGGAAAGCTGGACCAACGGCACCATGATCGTCGTAGGCGCGGTGGATGCCAACAAGCGCCTGGCGTCGTTCTCGAACAAGGCGGGCGACACGGCCCAGTTCTACCTGGTCGCGCCCGGCGTCAACATCATCTCGTCGTACGGCACGGGCTACGCCTACCTGACAGGCACCTCCATGGCCGCACCAGCCGTATCGGGCGCGGCAGCCTTGATCACGGGCTACTGGCCGTACCTGCGCGCCAGCCAGGTCGCGGCCATCATGCTCAACACGGCAGACGACCTGGGTGCGCCCGGCGTGGACGCGGTCTACGGCCGCGGCATGCTCAATGTGAACCGGGCGCTCTCGCCCATTGGGAGCTACACCTACCGCACCGCCAATGGCGGCCGCACGACGGTGTCTCTGAACACATCAGGCGTGATGAGCACGCGCCCCAGCGTGAGCACCCCATCGGCCTTCCAGGGACTCAAGACCGAGGTGTTCGACGAATACGGCCGCAACTACACCAGCGATGAAGGCGCGGCCCTGAGCGGGCGCAGCGTGATGACGCTCAACAGCGTGCTGGGCCGCCCCGACCGCATGCTGGATGCCGCCGAGCAGGTGCTGAGTTCAGGCAGCAGGTTGACCCGGCTGCAATCGCGCCAGACCGAGGTGCAGCAATCGCTGCGGGTGAGCGCCCACAACCAGAGCGGCGAGCCCTGGAACCACGTGCAACACGCGGATGCCTCTGTGGTGATGCTGCGCCAGGCCTCTGGCCTGACGTTCAGCGCAGGCGACGGCGGGCTGTCCGGCATGAGCCTGGGCTTGATGGGCTCCAGCCTGGCCTCGCGACTGAGTGGCACCGACAGCGCGCTGGGCAACCCCTTGCTGGGCTTTGCGCCCAGCCACCAGTTCGCGGCCATGGCCATGCCTTTGGGCCGCCACTGGACGGGCCGCGTGGCAGCTGCGCGCTCCAAGGCTTATGACGCGGCTGCAGGTGATGTGAACCTGGTGGAGCTGAGCTACGAGAACGGCACGCAGGCCTTGAACGTCTCGGCCGGGCAGTTGACAGAACAAGGCATGCTGGGCGGCTACTCGAAGCGCCAGCTGGGCCTGAACCAGCAGACGGGCACCAACGGCATCACCGTGAGTGGCGCCTGGGCCTTGAATGCCAAGTGGATGTTGACTGGCGCCGTGAGCCGCACCCACACAGGCGCCCCCAGCGCCAGCGGCATGCTGATGGCCGGCACCGATGTGCGCGCAGATGGCTATGGCATCGGCCTGGTCCGCCAGGACAACTGGCGCGCCGATGACCGACTGAGCTTCACCCTGAACGCCCCCTTGCGCGCGCGCAGCGGCACCCTGACCTACAGCGTGGTCACGGGCGTGAATGAAGCCACGGGTGACCCCGTGTACGGCACCCATACCGTGAACCTGTCGCCCACCGCACGCGAGTGGACCGCCGAAACACGCTATGTGACCCGCCTGAGCGCCAGCACCTCGGTGAGCGCCGTGGCCGCCTTGCGCGTGCACCCGGATCACGATGGCAGCGCGCCTTCGCAGCTGGCGATGGGCGTGCGCTTCAATCAGGCTTTCTGA
- the rpsI gene encoding 30S ribosomal protein S9 gives MIGNWNYGTGRRKSSVARVFIKKGTGQIIVNGKPVEQYFGRQTSIMVVKQPLVLTNNVEAFDVKVNVHGGGESGQAGAVRHGVTRALIDFDAALKPELSRAGFVTRDAREVERKKVGLHGARRRKQFSKR, from the coding sequence ATGATTGGTAACTGGAACTATGGCACCGGCCGTCGCAAGTCGTCCGTCGCTCGCGTCTTCATCAAGAAGGGCACTGGCCAGATCATCGTCAACGGTAAGCCTGTCGAACAATATTTCGGCCGTCAAACCTCGATCATGGTCGTCAAGCAACCTCTGGTGCTGACCAACAACGTCGAAGCTTTCGACGTCAAGGTCAACGTGCACGGTGGTGGCGAATCCGGTCAAGCTGGCGCTGTGCGCCACGGCGTGACCCGCGCTCTGATCGACTTCGACGCTGCGTTGAAGCCCGAACTGAGCCGCGCTGGTTTCGTGACCCGCGATGCCCGTGAGGTCGAACGTAAGAAGGTCGGTCTGCACGGCGCTCGTCGCAGGAAGCAGTTCAGCAAGCGCTGA
- the rplM gene encoding 50S ribosomal protein L13, protein MKTFSAKPAEVVHEWFVIDATDKVLGRVASEVALRLRGKHKAIYTPHVDTGDFIVIVNADKIRVTGTKANDKVYYRHSGFPGGIYATKFKDMQAKHPGRAIEKAVKGMLPKGPLGYAMIKKLKVYAGSEHPHAAQQPKALEI, encoded by the coding sequence ATGAAGACCTTCAGCGCCAAACCGGCCGAGGTAGTGCACGAGTGGTTTGTGATCGACGCCACCGATAAGGTGCTCGGACGAGTAGCCAGCGAAGTTGCTCTCCGTCTGCGTGGAAAACACAAGGCCATCTACACGCCTCACGTAGACACCGGCGATTTCATCGTCATCGTCAACGCAGACAAGATTCGCGTCACTGGCACCAAAGCCAACGACAAGGTTTACTACCGTCACTCGGGCTTCCCCGGCGGCATCTACGCCACGAAGTTCAAGGACATGCAAGCCAAGCACCCTGGCCGCGCCATCGAAAAGGCCGTCAAGGGCATGCTGCCCAAGGGTCCCCTGGGCTACGCCATGATCAAGAAGCTGAAGGTCTACGCAGGTAGCGAGCATCCGCACGCCGCCCAGCAGCCCAAGGCCCTGGAAATCTAA
- a CDS encoding GNAT family N-acetyltransferase — MTAVKPHDQHPDRFGLSAKDLAIRPQGTPQPKASAPEGWIPIRDLHARHRHRILDHLLHLDEHDRYLRFGSPVTSDQLHKYVASIDFKRDEVFGIFNRKLQLVAVAHLAAMPGKGPNGDNSSRGRAMEFGVSVLPEGRGRGLGMRLFMHAITHARNQHASHMMIHALTENAPMLRIAAKAGAIVERDGPDAEAWLKLPPDTVGTHLDSSLQSLAAEVIYRVKYRVMHISDWVKMLIAPN, encoded by the coding sequence ATGACCGCAGTGAAGCCACATGATCAACATCCAGACAGGTTCGGCCTGAGCGCCAAGGATCTGGCCATCCGCCCGCAGGGAACGCCGCAACCCAAGGCCAGCGCGCCCGAGGGCTGGATCCCCATCCGCGACCTGCATGCGCGGCACCGCCACCGCATCCTGGATCACCTGCTGCACCTGGACGAGCACGACCGCTACCTGCGCTTTGGCTCGCCGGTGACATCCGACCAGCTCCACAAGTACGTGGCCTCGATCGACTTCAAGCGCGACGAGGTGTTTGGCATCTTCAACCGCAAGCTGCAACTGGTGGCCGTGGCGCACCTGGCCGCCATGCCGGGCAAAGGCCCGAACGGTGATAACTCCTCCCGGGGCCGTGCCATGGAATTTGGCGTGTCGGTGCTGCCCGAAGGGCGTGGCCGAGGCCTGGGCATGCGCCTGTTCATGCACGCCATCACCCACGCGCGCAACCAGCATGCCAGCCACATGATGATCCATGCGCTGACCGAGAACGCGCCCATGCTGCGCATTGCCGCCAAGGCCGGCGCCATCGTGGAACGCGACGGCCCGGATGCCGAAGCCTGGCTGAAACTGCCGCCCGATACCGTGGGCACGCACCTGGACAGCTCGCTGCAATCCCTGGCTGCAGAAGTGATCTACCGCGTTAAATACCGCGTGATGCACATCAGCGACTGGGTGAAGATGCTGATCGCGCCAAACTAA
- a CDS encoding DUF2726 domain-containing protein, producing the protein MGSDPIFWGIVLSALAGGIFLGRAWQQFATRAARRRWPARWNLNARPLFSVHERALYRELRAALPNHVILAKVSLLRFCQSADTSDAKAWYDRLQALHVSMAVCSPNGVVVSVIDIETNPGKATRKSQKLKEAVLDACRVRYVRCLPGQWPAAHLMAGWALGPMGTSAEQAQFSPERLHDAGDQLARKLRERRAERAARWAESSFAQDSFFAMDSRFDGITHAASSEDEASKAEGVGHHPKMAHQRG; encoded by the coding sequence ATGGGGTCCGATCCGATCTTCTGGGGCATTGTGCTGTCCGCCCTGGCTGGCGGCATCTTTCTGGGCCGCGCCTGGCAGCAGTTCGCCACCCGCGCTGCACGCCGCCGCTGGCCAGCACGATGGAACCTGAACGCCAGGCCGCTGTTCAGCGTGCATGAGCGTGCGCTTTACCGCGAATTGCGTGCGGCCTTGCCCAACCACGTCATTCTGGCCAAGGTCAGCCTGCTGCGTTTTTGCCAGTCTGCCGACACCAGTGACGCCAAGGCCTGGTACGACCGGCTGCAGGCCTTGCACGTGTCCATGGCCGTGTGCTCGCCCAACGGGGTGGTCGTGTCGGTCATCGACATTGAAACCAACCCCGGCAAGGCCACCCGCAAATCCCAGAAGCTCAAGGAAGCCGTGCTGGACGCCTGCCGCGTGCGTTATGTGCGCTGCCTGCCCGGGCAATGGCCCGCTGCCCACCTGATGGCAGGCTGGGCCCTCGGGCCCATGGGCACCAGCGCCGAACAAGCCCAGTTTTCGCCAGAGCGCCTGCACGATGCGGGAGATCAGCTTGCCCGCAAGCTGAGGGAGCGTCGCGCGGAACGGGCCGCACGCTGGGCAGAGTCCAGCTTTGCGCAGGACTCGTTCTTTGCCATGGACAGCCGCTTTGACGGCATCACGCACGCCGCATCTTCGGAGGATGAGGCCAGCAAGGCCGAGGGCGTGGGCCACCACCCCAAGATGGCCCACCAGCGCGGTTGA
- the htpG gene encoding molecular chaperone HtpG, whose translation MTKQTHTFQAEVKQLLHLVTHSLYSNKEIFLRELISNASDACDKLRFEALDNSGLYEDAPNLEVRILVDKANKTLTIRDNGIGMSAAEAIDHLGTIAKSGTKEFMGRLSGDQQKDAQLIGQFGVGFYSGYIVADRITVESRRAGLPASEGVRWSSEGTGDFEVDAIDKPTRGTDIILHLRDGEEEFLSNWKLRSIIGKYSDHISLPILMQKEEWDAEKGEQVTKDEWETVNQAAALWSRSKSDISEEQYNEFYKQISHDSEAPLAYTHNRVEGRSEYTQLLYVPAKAPYDLWNRDKRGGLKLYVKRVFIMDDAEALLPSYLRFVKGVVDSADLPLNVSREILQESRDVKAIREGCTKRILSMLEDMAHNDDAAMRDKYAAFWKEFGTVLKEGIGEDFANRERLAKLFRFASTHADENVSLADYVSRMKEGQEAIYVITADSLAAAKNSPQLEIFKKKGIEVLLLTDRVDEWLLSHLYEFEGKPLQSVAKGAVDLGKLQDEAEKKKAEEAAEHLKPLLERLQASLKDVAKEVRVTTRLVDSPACLVTGEGDVSGHLARLLKQAGQNAPETKPTLEINPEHALVKKLDTSEHFDDLAHILFDQALLAEGGQLEDPAAYVRRVNALLVTAAV comes from the coding sequence ATGACCAAGCAAACCCACACCTTCCAGGCCGAGGTCAAGCAACTGCTGCACCTCGTGACGCACTCGCTGTACTCCAACAAGGAAATCTTCCTGCGCGAGCTGATCTCCAATGCCTCGGACGCCTGTGACAAGCTGCGCTTTGAAGCGCTGGACAACAGCGGCCTGTATGAGGATGCCCCCAATCTGGAAGTGCGCATCCTGGTCGACAAGGCCAACAAGACGCTGACCATCCGCGACAACGGGATCGGCATGAGTGCCGCCGAGGCCATTGACCACCTGGGCACCATCGCCAAGTCGGGCACCAAGGAGTTCATGGGCCGCCTCTCGGGCGATCAGCAGAAGGACGCCCAGCTCATCGGCCAGTTCGGCGTGGGCTTCTACAGCGGCTACATCGTGGCCGACCGCATCACCGTGGAATCCCGTCGCGCCGGCCTGCCCGCCAGCGAAGGCGTGCGCTGGAGCAGCGAGGGCACGGGTGACTTCGAGGTCGACGCCATCGACAAGCCCACCCGCGGCACCGACATCATCCTGCACCTGCGCGACGGCGAAGAAGAGTTCCTCTCGAACTGGAAGCTGCGCAGCATCATCGGCAAATACTCCGACCACATCTCCCTGCCCATCCTGATGCAGAAGGAAGAGTGGGACGCAGAGAAGGGCGAGCAAGTCACCAAGGACGAGTGGGAAACCGTCAACCAGGCCGCCGCCCTGTGGAGCCGTTCCAAGAGCGACATTTCTGAGGAGCAGTACAACGAGTTCTACAAGCAGATCAGCCACGACAGCGAAGCCCCGCTGGCCTACACGCACAACCGCGTCGAAGGCCGCAGCGAATACACGCAACTGCTGTACGTGCCCGCCAAGGCGCCCTATGACCTGTGGAACCGCGACAAGCGCGGTGGTCTCAAGCTCTACGTCAAGCGCGTCTTCATCATGGACGATGCCGAGGCCCTGCTGCCCAGCTACCTGCGCTTCGTCAAGGGCGTGGTCGACAGTGCGGACCTGCCCCTGAACGTCAGCCGCGAGATCCTGCAAGAGAGCCGCGACGTCAAGGCCATCCGCGAGGGTTGCACCAAGCGCATCCTGTCCATGCTGGAAGACATGGCCCACAACGATGATGCCGCCATGCGCGACAAGTACGCCGCGTTCTGGAAGGAGTTCGGCACGGTGCTGAAAGAAGGCATCGGTGAGGACTTCGCCAACCGCGAGCGCCTGGCCAAGCTGTTCCGCTTTGCCTCCACGCATGCCGACGAGAACGTGTCCCTGGCCGATTACGTCAGCCGCATGAAGGAAGGCCAGGAGGCCATCTACGTGATCACGGCCGATTCACTGGCCGCCGCCAAGAACAGCCCGCAGCTTGAGATCTTCAAGAAGAAGGGCATCGAGGTGCTGCTGCTGACCGACCGCGTCGACGAGTGGCTGCTGTCGCACCTGTACGAGTTCGAAGGCAAGCCGCTGCAAAGCGTGGCCAAGGGCGCCGTGGACCTGGGCAAGCTGCAAGACGAAGCCGAAAAGAAGAAGGCCGAAGAAGCCGCCGAGCACCTCAAGCCCCTGCTGGAGCGCCTGCAGGCTTCGCTCAAGGACGTGGCCAAGGAAGTGCGCGTCACCACGCGCCTGGTGGATTCACCGGCTTGCCTGGTCACCGGCGAGGGCGATGTCTCTGGCCACCTGGCGCGCCTGCTCAAGCAAGCCGGCCAGAACGCACCCGAGACCAAGCCCACGCTGGAGATCAACCCCGAGCACGCCCTGGTCAAGAAGCTGGATACCAGCGAGCACTTTGATGACCTGGCCCACATCCTGTTCGACCAGGCCCTGCTGGCCGAAGGTGGGCAGCTGGAAGACCCGGCCGCTTACGTGCGCCGCGTCAATGCCTTGCTGGTGACCGCGGCAGTCTGA
- a CDS encoding DUF4031 domain-containing protein gives MTVYVDDMRAQVGPHVLCHMIADTEAELHAMADAIGQPRHRYQGDHYDISWAQRARAVALGAMEITMRQAGSMHSRRKQLGFLGSPHDAVQWLRAHVASTRGRM, from the coding sequence GTGACCGTGTACGTTGATGACATGCGCGCGCAGGTAGGGCCGCATGTGCTGTGTCACATGATTGCCGATACCGAGGCCGAGTTGCATGCCATGGCCGATGCCATCGGGCAGCCACGCCATCGCTATCAAGGCGATCACTACGATATCTCCTGGGCGCAACGTGCAAGGGCCGTGGCCCTGGGCGCCATGGAGATCACGATGCGCCAGGCAGGCTCGATGCACAGCCGGCGCAAGCAATTGGGTTTTCTGGGCTCGCCTCATGATGCGGTGCAGTGGCTGCGGGCGCATGTGGCGTCGACACGAGGCCGCATGTGA
- a CDS encoding methyl-accepting chemotaxis protein: MLQNIKLVHYFKGIVISFWVAFLLLAALSWNGLSSAASSLHVVHDQHMSKAGKLGAMAQNISRNRAEILLMFQHDPNGRLHGIHDHALSVHFDNYAKRREETNRLWESVKGARHDDKEAQLIAEVDRSRQAWVTQNSLTLASLKANQFDTDVMAAYLKAGRTQGEAMLAAINKLHAYQEEAADQAAAEADARYRQATMWFLALAVALGIPATLASVQVLRNVRRGFEKADATAHAIAQGDLSARIQAEGDNEIDTLLRRMEQMRGNLVEVISKVRATADSIEVASAEVAAGNADLSHRTEQTASNLQQTASSTQQLGSTVRQNAANAQEANQLAEGASRVASRGGEVVAQVVDTMKGINESSRKIADIISVIDGIAFQTNILALNAAVEAARAGEQGRGFAVVASEVRSLAQRSAGAAREIKSLIATSVDRVEQGSELVDQAGATMTEVVSAIQNVNHIMGRISLASAEQSEGVAQVGQAVSQMDEATQQNAALVEQSAAAAESLKQQAQQLVQAVAEFKLTA; this comes from the coding sequence ATGCTCCAAAACATCAAACTCGTCCACTACTTCAAGGGCATCGTGATCTCGTTCTGGGTCGCATTCCTGTTGCTGGCTGCGCTGTCATGGAATGGCTTGTCCAGCGCTGCGAGCAGCCTGCATGTCGTGCACGACCAGCACATGAGCAAGGCCGGCAAGCTGGGCGCCATGGCGCAAAACATCAGCCGCAATCGGGCCGAGATCCTGTTGATGTTCCAGCATGATCCCAATGGCCGGCTGCACGGCATTCATGACCACGCGCTGTCGGTGCACTTCGACAATTACGCCAAGCGCCGTGAGGAAACGAACAGGCTGTGGGAGTCGGTGAAAGGCGCCAGGCACGACGACAAGGAAGCGCAGCTGATTGCCGAGGTCGACCGCTCGCGTCAAGCCTGGGTGACGCAAAACTCGCTGACCCTCGCCTCGCTGAAGGCGAACCAGTTCGACACGGACGTGATGGCGGCCTACCTGAAGGCGGGGCGCACGCAAGGCGAGGCCATGCTGGCCGCCATCAACAAGCTGCACGCCTATCAGGAAGAAGCGGCTGACCAGGCGGCGGCAGAGGCGGATGCGCGCTACCGCCAGGCTACGATGTGGTTCCTCGCACTGGCTGTGGCCCTGGGCATCCCGGCCACCCTGGCCTCCGTCCAGGTGCTGCGCAATGTGCGGCGGGGGTTCGAGAAGGCCGATGCGACGGCGCATGCCATTGCACAGGGCGACTTGTCCGCGCGGATCCAGGCAGAGGGGGACAACGAGATCGACACCTTGCTGCGCCGCATGGAGCAGATGCGCGGCAACCTGGTTGAGGTGATCTCCAAGGTGCGCGCCACCGCTGACAGCATCGAGGTGGCCTCGGCTGAAGTGGCTGCGGGCAATGCCGACCTGAGCCACCGCACCGAACAGACCGCCAGCAACTTGCAGCAGACGGCAAGCTCGACCCAGCAACTGGGCTCCACCGTGCGCCAGAACGCAGCCAATGCGCAAGAAGCCAATCAGTTGGCGGAGGGTGCTTCGCGAGTTGCCTCGCGGGGCGGTGAGGTGGTGGCGCAGGTGGTTGACACCATGAAGGGCATCAACGAAAGCTCGCGCAAGATCGCCGACATCATCAGCGTGATCGATGGCATCGCCTTTCAAACCAACATCCTGGCGCTGAACGCCGCGGTGGAAGCGGCCCGCGCGGGTGAGCAAGGCCGTGGCTTTGCCGTGGTGGCCAGCGAGGTGCGCTCATTGGCGCAACGCTCGGCCGGCGCGGCGCGCGAGATCAAGAGCCTGATCGCCACCAGTGTGGACCGCGTCGAGCAAGGCTCCGAGCTGGTCGATCAGGCTGGCGCCACCATGACCGAGGTCGTGAGCGCCATCCAGAACGTCAACCACATCATGGGCCGGATCAGCCTGGCCAGTGCCGAGCAAAGCGAAGGGGTTGCGCAGGTCGGCCAGGCCGTCAGCCAGATGGACGAAGCCACGCAGCAGAACGCCGCGCTCGTTGAGCAAAGTGCTGCGGCGGCCGAGAGCCTCAAGCAGCAAGCTCAGCAACTGGTGCAGGCCGTGGCCGAGTTCAAGCTCACCGCATGA